The Oncorhynchus nerka isolate Pitt River linkage group LG24, Oner_Uvic_2.0, whole genome shotgun sequence genome has a window encoding:
- the LOC115108018 gene encoding pre-mRNA-splicing regulator WTAP — protein sequence MTNEEPLPKKVRLSESDMKTLTREELCVRWNQHEAYVQILEAKYADLNSNDVTGLKESEEKLKQQQQEASRRENILVMRLATKEQEMQECTTQIQYLKQVQQPSAAQLRSSMVDPAINLFFLKMKGELEQTKDKLEQAQNELSAWKFTPDSQTGKKLMAKCRMLIQENQELGRQLSQGRIAQLEAELALQKKYSEELKSSQDELNDFIIQLDEEVEGMQSTILVLQQQLRETRQQLSQNPAQAASAGAGPSRTSPSAEPPSQPEQPSAQAGKDCGRVSNGPSNGSSSSQRGAATTPSLYREVSSTEEDFPPSPMVSSPGEGETKLSNHSEEAAGGQTGGSAGGTAAGGFGSQLSTGYESVDSPTGSETSLTQHSNDTDSNTDPHEDKSALVVKGNRTAGSRQAQNGLSASSGTVL from the exons ATGACAAATGAGGAACCTCTTCCAAAGAAG GTTCGCCTCAGTGAATCTGACATGAAGACCCTGACCAGAGAGGAACTGTGTGTGAG GTGGAACCAACATGAAGCCTACGTCCAGATCCTGGAGGCAAAATATGCTGATCTGAATT CGAACGATGTGACTGGGCTGAAGGAGTCTGAGGAGAAgctgaagcagcagcagcaggaggcgtCACGCAGGGAGAACATCCTAGTCATGCGGCTCGCAACCAAGGAGCAGGAAATGCAAGAGTGTACA ACCCAGATCCAGTACCTCAAGCAAGTCCAGCAACCCAGTGCCGCCCAACTGCGCTCATCAATGGTAGACCCGGCCATCAACTTATTTTTCCTCAAAATGAAGGGAGAACTGGAACAGACTAAAGACAAACTGGAGCAGGCCCAAAATGAACTGAGTGCCTGGAAATTTACACCAGATAG CCAGACGGGGAAGAAGCTAATGGCCAAGTGCCGGATGCTGATCCAGGAgaaccaggagctggggaggCAGCTGTCCCAGGGACGTATCGCCCAGTTGGAGGCAGAGCTGGCCCTGCAGAAGAAGTACAGCGAGGAGCTCAAGAGCAGCCAAGACG AGTTGAACGATTTCATCATCCAGCTGGATGAGGAAGTAGAGGGCATGCAGAGCACCATCCTGGTCCTCCAGCAGCAGCTCAGGGAGACCCGTCAGCAGCTCTCCCAGAACCCAGCTCAGGCTGCCTCTGCCGGGGCAGGCCCCAGCAGGACTTCACCCTCCGCCGAGCCCCCCAGCCAGCCCGAGCAGCCCTCCGCCCAAGCCGGGAAAGACTGCGGAAGGGTCTCCAACGGCCCAAGCAACGGCAGCTCGTCCTCCCAGAGGGGTGCGGCGACCACCCCCAGCCTGTACCGCGAGGTCAGCAGCACAGAGGAAGACTTTCCCCCGTCCCCCATGGTCTCCAGCCCCGGTGAGGGCGAGACGAAACTCTCCAACCACTCAGAGGAGGCAGCGGGGGGCCAGACTGGTGGCAGTGCAGGGGGTACAGCAGCAGGGGGGTTCGGGAGCCAGCTGAGCACAGGGTATGAGAGCGTGGACTCCCCGACGGGCAGCGAAACGTCCCTGACGCAGCACTCGAACGACACAGACTCCAACACCGACCCCCACGAAGACAAGTCTGCCCTGGTCGTCAAGGGGAACAGGACTGCGGGGTCGCGGCAGGCTCAGAACGGCCTGAGCGCGAGCAGTGGCACAGTTTTGTAA